From the Candidatus Eisenbacteria bacterium genome, the window TTGAGCGTGATGGTCGCGACCTGGGTCTTGAGGTCGAGCTCGTATAAGAAAGCGCGCGGCGCGATCGGCATCAGCGACCGGCTCCGATCATGGCCGTCGCTTCGATTTCCACCACCGCACCTTCGTCGACCAGGCCTTTGACTTCGACGAGCGTGGTCGCCGGGTAATAACGCGCGAAGCGCTGCTTCCAGGCTTCGCCCAGAGCCTCGCGACTGTCGAGATAGGCCTCGAGATTTGTTACGAAAATCGTGAGCCGGGTGATGTCCGTGGGCTGGCCACCCGCTTCCTGGACCACCGCGATCACGCGATCGAGCGCGTGTGCGAATTGCTGCTGGAAGCTGGGCGCCGACGATCTGTTCGCGCTCGCGACGTAGCCGGGCTGCCCGGCCACGAACAGGATGCGGCCGCTGTTGGCCATGATCCCGTGGCTGAAGCCCTTGGGCTTACCGAGCGACTCGGGATTGATGATGTCCAGGTTCGACATGGCGCGAAA encodes:
- a CDS encoding RidA family protein, which encodes MSNLDIINPESLGKPKGFSHGIMANSGRILFVAGQPGYVASANRSSAPSFQQQFAHALDRVIAVVQEAGGQPTDITRLTIFVTNLEAYLDSREALGEAWKQRFARYYPATTLVEVKGLVDEGAVVEIEATAMIGAGR